The proteins below are encoded in one region of Drosophila santomea strain STO CAGO 1482 chromosome 3R, Prin_Dsan_1.1, whole genome shotgun sequence:
- the LOC120452931 gene encoding phosphoribosyl pyrophosphate synthase-associated protein 2 isoform X6, with the protein MDNTSTSDIVIINGNSHPDLANMVAERMGIKNGGCSVFHKSNRETIVEISDSVRGKDIYIIQTGTKDANNNIMELLIMAYACKTSSARSIVGVIPYLPYSKQCKMRKRGCIVSKLLAKMMCTSGLTHIITMDLHQKEIQGFFDIPVDNLRASPFLLQYIQESIPDYRNSVIVARNPGVAKKANSYAERLRLGLAVIHGEQKETDADEVDGRYSPPPTSAYSNLLGNSVEMCLPATPRNSTPQHAPTSSARQRTTSVSVGVPEHIVKVKPPLTIVGDVSGRIAIMVDDLIDDVQAFVAAAEMLKENGACKIYVLATHGLLSSDAPRQLDESPIDEIVVTNTIPHEIQKLQCHKIKTIDISILIAEAIRRIHNKESMSYLFRNVTLED; encoded by the exons ATGGACAACACCTCCACCTCGGACATTGTCATCATCAATGGCAACTCGCATCCGGATCTGGCCAACATGGTGGCCGAGCGTATGGGCATCAAGAACGGTGGCTGCTCCGTGTTCCACAAGTCCAACAGGGAGACCATTGTGGAGATCAGTGATTCCGTTCGCGGCAAGGACATCTACATCATCCAAACGGGCACTAA GGAtgccaacaacaacatcatGGAGCTGCTGATCATGGCCTACGCCTGCAAGACTTCCTCGGCTCGCTCGATCGTGGGAGTGATTCCATACTTGCCCTATTCCAAGCAGTGCAAGATGCGCAAGCGCGGCTGCATTGTGTCCaagctgctggccaagatgATGTGCACCTCTGGCCTAACGCACATCATCACTATGGATCTGCACCAGAAGGAAATCCAGGGCTTCTTCGACATACCCGTGGACAATCTGAGGGCGTCGCCCTTTCTGCTCCAATACATTCAGGAGAGC ATTCCTGATTATAGAAACTCGGTGATTGTAGCTCGCAACCCGGGCGTAGCCAAGAAGGCCAACTCCTATGCCGAGCGACTGCGTCTTGGCCTGGCCGTCATCCATGGCGAACAGAAGGAAACGGATGCCGATGAGGTCGACGGTCGCTACTCCCCTCCACCGACCAG TGCGTATAGCAATTTATTAGGAAATTCAGTTGAAATGTGCTTACCAGCGACGCCTAG AAACTCTACTCCACAACACGCCCCAACCAGCAGCGCCCGCCAGCGAACCACCTCGGTGTCGGTGGGTGTTCCGGAGCACATTGTCAAGGTCAAGCCACCGCTGACCATTGTGGGAGACGTCAGTGGACGCATCGCCATCATGGTG GATGATCTGATCGACGATGTGCAAGCCTTCGTGGCCGCCGCTGAGATGCTGAAGGAGAACGGTGCCTGCAAGATATACGTGCTGGCCACGCATGGTCTGCTCAGCTCGGATGCACCGCGTCAGCTGGATGAGTCGCCCATCGATGAG ATCGTTGTAACCAATACCATTCCACACGAGATCCAAAAGCTGCAGTGCCATAAGATCAAGACGATCGACATCTCCATTCTGATCGCTGAGGCCATTCGCCGCATCCACAACAAGGAGTCCATGTCCTATCTGTTCCGCAACGTAACGCTGGAGGACTAG
- the LOC120452931 gene encoding phosphoribosyl pyrophosphate synthase-associated protein 2 isoform X2: protein MSKRRLGSVRPPKRCRSDMDNTSTSDIVIINGNSHPDLANMVAERMGIKNGGCSVFHKSNRETIVEISDSVRGKDIYIIQTGTKDANNNIMELLIMAYACKTSSARSIVGVIPYLPYSKQCKMRKRGCIVSKLLAKMMCTSGLTHIITMDLHQKEIQGFFDIPVDNLRASPFLLQYIQESIPDYRNSVIVARNPGVAKKANSYAERLRLGLAVIHGEQKETDADEVDGRYSPPPTSAYSNLLGNSVEMCLPATPRNSTPQHAPTSSARQRTTSVSVGVPEHIVKVKPPLTIVGDVSGRIAIMVDDLIDDVQAFVAAAEMLKENGACKIYVLATHGLLSSDAPRQLDESPIDEIVVTNTIPHEIQKLQCHKIKTIDISILIAEAIRRIHNKESMSYLFRNVTLED from the exons ATGTCCAAACGCAG ATTAGGCAGCGTACGGCCACCAAAGCGTTGCAGGAGCGACATGGACAACACCTCCACCTCGGACATTGTCATCATCAATGGCAACTCGCATCCGGATCTGGCCAACATGGTGGCCGAGCGTATGGGCATCAAGAACGGTGGCTGCTCCGTGTTCCACAAGTCCAACAGGGAGACCATTGTGGAGATCAGTGATTCCGTTCGCGGCAAGGACATCTACATCATCCAAACGGGCACTAA GGAtgccaacaacaacatcatGGAGCTGCTGATCATGGCCTACGCCTGCAAGACTTCCTCGGCTCGCTCGATCGTGGGAGTGATTCCATACTTGCCCTATTCCAAGCAGTGCAAGATGCGCAAGCGCGGCTGCATTGTGTCCaagctgctggccaagatgATGTGCACCTCTGGCCTAACGCACATCATCACTATGGATCTGCACCAGAAGGAAATCCAGGGCTTCTTCGACATACCCGTGGACAATCTGAGGGCGTCGCCCTTTCTGCTCCAATACATTCAGGAGAGC ATTCCTGATTATAGAAACTCGGTGATTGTAGCTCGCAACCCGGGCGTAGCCAAGAAGGCCAACTCCTATGCCGAGCGACTGCGTCTTGGCCTGGCCGTCATCCATGGCGAACAGAAGGAAACGGATGCCGATGAGGTCGACGGTCGCTACTCCCCTCCACCGACCAG TGCGTATAGCAATTTATTAGGAAATTCAGTTGAAATGTGCTTACCAGCGACGCCTAG AAACTCTACTCCACAACACGCCCCAACCAGCAGCGCCCGCCAGCGAACCACCTCGGTGTCGGTGGGTGTTCCGGAGCACATTGTCAAGGTCAAGCCACCGCTGACCATTGTGGGAGACGTCAGTGGACGCATCGCCATCATGGTG GATGATCTGATCGACGATGTGCAAGCCTTCGTGGCCGCCGCTGAGATGCTGAAGGAGAACGGTGCCTGCAAGATATACGTGCTGGCCACGCATGGTCTGCTCAGCTCGGATGCACCGCGTCAGCTGGATGAGTCGCCCATCGATGAG ATCGTTGTAACCAATACCATTCCACACGAGATCCAAAAGCTGCAGTGCCATAAGATCAAGACGATCGACATCTCCATTCTGATCGCTGAGGCCATTCGCCGCATCCACAACAAGGAGTCCATGTCCTATCTGTTCCGCAACGTAACGCTGGAGGACTAG
- the LOC120452931 gene encoding phosphoribosyl pyrophosphate synthase-associated protein 2 isoform X3, which yields MLLQRNKLGSVRPPKRCRSDMDNTSTSDIVIINGNSHPDLANMVAERMGIKNGGCSVFHKSNRETIVEISDSVRGKDIYIIQTGTKDANNNIMELLIMAYACKTSSARSIVGVIPYLPYSKQCKMRKRGCIVSKLLAKMMCTSGLTHIITMDLHQKEIQGFFDIPVDNLRASPFLLQYIQESIPDYRNSVIVARNPGVAKKANSYAERLRLGLAVIHGEQKETDADEVDGRYSPPPTSAYSNLLGNSVEMCLPATPSSARQRTTSVSVGVPEHIVKVKPPLTIVGDVSGRIAIMVDDLIDDVQAFVAAAEMLKENGACKIYVLATHGLLSSDAPRQLDESPIDEIVVTNTIPHEIQKLQCHKIKTIDISILIAEAIRRIHNKESMSYLFRNVTLED from the exons atgctgctgcagcggaaCAA ATTAGGCAGCGTACGGCCACCAAAGCGTTGCAGGAGCGACATGGACAACACCTCCACCTCGGACATTGTCATCATCAATGGCAACTCGCATCCGGATCTGGCCAACATGGTGGCCGAGCGTATGGGCATCAAGAACGGTGGCTGCTCCGTGTTCCACAAGTCCAACAGGGAGACCATTGTGGAGATCAGTGATTCCGTTCGCGGCAAGGACATCTACATCATCCAAACGGGCACTAA GGAtgccaacaacaacatcatGGAGCTGCTGATCATGGCCTACGCCTGCAAGACTTCCTCGGCTCGCTCGATCGTGGGAGTGATTCCATACTTGCCCTATTCCAAGCAGTGCAAGATGCGCAAGCGCGGCTGCATTGTGTCCaagctgctggccaagatgATGTGCACCTCTGGCCTAACGCACATCATCACTATGGATCTGCACCAGAAGGAAATCCAGGGCTTCTTCGACATACCCGTGGACAATCTGAGGGCGTCGCCCTTTCTGCTCCAATACATTCAGGAGAGC ATTCCTGATTATAGAAACTCGGTGATTGTAGCTCGCAACCCGGGCGTAGCCAAGAAGGCCAACTCCTATGCCGAGCGACTGCGTCTTGGCCTGGCCGTCATCCATGGCGAACAGAAGGAAACGGATGCCGATGAGGTCGACGGTCGCTACTCCCCTCCACCGACCAG TGCGTATAGCAATTTATTAGGAAATTCAGTTGAAATGTGCTTACCAGCGACGCCTAG CAGCGCCCGCCAGCGAACCACCTCGGTGTCGGTGGGTGTTCCGGAGCACATTGTCAAGGTCAAGCCACCGCTGACCATTGTGGGAGACGTCAGTGGACGCATCGCCATCATGGTG GATGATCTGATCGACGATGTGCAAGCCTTCGTGGCCGCCGCTGAGATGCTGAAGGAGAACGGTGCCTGCAAGATATACGTGCTGGCCACGCATGGTCTGCTCAGCTCGGATGCACCGCGTCAGCTGGATGAGTCGCCCATCGATGAG ATCGTTGTAACCAATACCATTCCACACGAGATCCAAAAGCTGCAGTGCCATAAGATCAAGACGATCGACATCTCCATTCTGATCGCTGAGGCCATTCGCCGCATCCACAACAAGGAGTCCATGTCCTATCTGTTCCGCAACGTAACGCTGGAGGACTAG
- the LOC120452931 gene encoding phosphoribosyl pyrophosphate synthase-associated protein 2 isoform X1, with protein sequence MLLQRNKLGSVRPPKRCRSDMDNTSTSDIVIINGNSHPDLANMVAERMGIKNGGCSVFHKSNRETIVEISDSVRGKDIYIIQTGTKDANNNIMELLIMAYACKTSSARSIVGVIPYLPYSKQCKMRKRGCIVSKLLAKMMCTSGLTHIITMDLHQKEIQGFFDIPVDNLRASPFLLQYIQESIPDYRNSVIVARNPGVAKKANSYAERLRLGLAVIHGEQKETDADEVDGRYSPPPTSAYSNLLGNSVEMCLPATPRNSTPQHAPTSSARQRTTSVSVGVPEHIVKVKPPLTIVGDVSGRIAIMVDDLIDDVQAFVAAAEMLKENGACKIYVLATHGLLSSDAPRQLDESPIDEIVVTNTIPHEIQKLQCHKIKTIDISILIAEAIRRIHNKESMSYLFRNVTLED encoded by the exons atgctgctgcagcggaaCAA ATTAGGCAGCGTACGGCCACCAAAGCGTTGCAGGAGCGACATGGACAACACCTCCACCTCGGACATTGTCATCATCAATGGCAACTCGCATCCGGATCTGGCCAACATGGTGGCCGAGCGTATGGGCATCAAGAACGGTGGCTGCTCCGTGTTCCACAAGTCCAACAGGGAGACCATTGTGGAGATCAGTGATTCCGTTCGCGGCAAGGACATCTACATCATCCAAACGGGCACTAA GGAtgccaacaacaacatcatGGAGCTGCTGATCATGGCCTACGCCTGCAAGACTTCCTCGGCTCGCTCGATCGTGGGAGTGATTCCATACTTGCCCTATTCCAAGCAGTGCAAGATGCGCAAGCGCGGCTGCATTGTGTCCaagctgctggccaagatgATGTGCACCTCTGGCCTAACGCACATCATCACTATGGATCTGCACCAGAAGGAAATCCAGGGCTTCTTCGACATACCCGTGGACAATCTGAGGGCGTCGCCCTTTCTGCTCCAATACATTCAGGAGAGC ATTCCTGATTATAGAAACTCGGTGATTGTAGCTCGCAACCCGGGCGTAGCCAAGAAGGCCAACTCCTATGCCGAGCGACTGCGTCTTGGCCTGGCCGTCATCCATGGCGAACAGAAGGAAACGGATGCCGATGAGGTCGACGGTCGCTACTCCCCTCCACCGACCAG TGCGTATAGCAATTTATTAGGAAATTCAGTTGAAATGTGCTTACCAGCGACGCCTAG AAACTCTACTCCACAACACGCCCCAACCAGCAGCGCCCGCCAGCGAACCACCTCGGTGTCGGTGGGTGTTCCGGAGCACATTGTCAAGGTCAAGCCACCGCTGACCATTGTGGGAGACGTCAGTGGACGCATCGCCATCATGGTG GATGATCTGATCGACGATGTGCAAGCCTTCGTGGCCGCCGCTGAGATGCTGAAGGAGAACGGTGCCTGCAAGATATACGTGCTGGCCACGCATGGTCTGCTCAGCTCGGATGCACCGCGTCAGCTGGATGAGTCGCCCATCGATGAG ATCGTTGTAACCAATACCATTCCACACGAGATCCAAAAGCTGCAGTGCCATAAGATCAAGACGATCGACATCTCCATTCTGATCGCTGAGGCCATTCGCCGCATCCACAACAAGGAGTCCATGTCCTATCTGTTCCGCAACGTAACGCTGGAGGACTAG
- the LOC120452931 gene encoding phosphoribosyl pyrophosphate synthase-associated protein 2 isoform X7, which yields MSKRRLGSVRPPKRCRSDMDNTSTSDIVIINGNSHPDLANMVAERMGIKNGGCSVFHKSNRETIVEISDSVRGKDIYIIQTGTKDANNNIMELLIMAYACKTSSARSIVGVIPYLPYSKQCKMRKRGCIVSKLLAKMMCTSGLTHIITMDLHQKEIQGFFDIPVDNLRASPFLLQYIQESIPDYRNSVIVARNPGVAKKANSYAERLRLGLAVIHGEQKETDADEVDGRYSPPPTRNSTPQHAPTSSARQRTTSVSVGVPEHIVKVKPPLTIVGDVSGRIAIMVDDLIDDVQAFVAAAEMLKENGACKIYVLATHGLLSSDAPRQLDESPIDEIVVTNTIPHEIQKLQCHKIKTIDISILIAEAIRRIHNKESMSYLFRNVTLED from the exons ATGTCCAAACGCAG ATTAGGCAGCGTACGGCCACCAAAGCGTTGCAGGAGCGACATGGACAACACCTCCACCTCGGACATTGTCATCATCAATGGCAACTCGCATCCGGATCTGGCCAACATGGTGGCCGAGCGTATGGGCATCAAGAACGGTGGCTGCTCCGTGTTCCACAAGTCCAACAGGGAGACCATTGTGGAGATCAGTGATTCCGTTCGCGGCAAGGACATCTACATCATCCAAACGGGCACTAA GGAtgccaacaacaacatcatGGAGCTGCTGATCATGGCCTACGCCTGCAAGACTTCCTCGGCTCGCTCGATCGTGGGAGTGATTCCATACTTGCCCTATTCCAAGCAGTGCAAGATGCGCAAGCGCGGCTGCATTGTGTCCaagctgctggccaagatgATGTGCACCTCTGGCCTAACGCACATCATCACTATGGATCTGCACCAGAAGGAAATCCAGGGCTTCTTCGACATACCCGTGGACAATCTGAGGGCGTCGCCCTTTCTGCTCCAATACATTCAGGAGAGC ATTCCTGATTATAGAAACTCGGTGATTGTAGCTCGCAACCCGGGCGTAGCCAAGAAGGCCAACTCCTATGCCGAGCGACTGCGTCTTGGCCTGGCCGTCATCCATGGCGAACAGAAGGAAACGGATGCCGATGAGGTCGACGGTCGCTACTCCCCTCCACCGACCAG AAACTCTACTCCACAACACGCCCCAACCAGCAGCGCCCGCCAGCGAACCACCTCGGTGTCGGTGGGTGTTCCGGAGCACATTGTCAAGGTCAAGCCACCGCTGACCATTGTGGGAGACGTCAGTGGACGCATCGCCATCATGGTG GATGATCTGATCGACGATGTGCAAGCCTTCGTGGCCGCCGCTGAGATGCTGAAGGAGAACGGTGCCTGCAAGATATACGTGCTGGCCACGCATGGTCTGCTCAGCTCGGATGCACCGCGTCAGCTGGATGAGTCGCCCATCGATGAG ATCGTTGTAACCAATACCATTCCACACGAGATCCAAAAGCTGCAGTGCCATAAGATCAAGACGATCGACATCTCCATTCTGATCGCTGAGGCCATTCGCCGCATCCACAACAAGGAGTCCATGTCCTATCTGTTCCGCAACGTAACGCTGGAGGACTAG
- the LOC120452931 gene encoding phosphoribosyl pyrophosphate synthase-associated protein 2 isoform X8, with protein sequence MLLQRNKLGSVRPPKRCRSDMDNTSTSDIVIINGNSHPDLANMVAERMGIKNGGCSVFHKSNRETIVEISDSVRGKDIYIIQTGTKDANNNIMELLIMAYACKTSSARSIVGVIPYLPYSKQCKMRKRGCIVSKLLAKMMCTSGLTHIITMDLHQKEIQGFFDIPVDNLRASPFLLQYIQESIPDYRNSVIVARNPGVAKKANSYAERLRLGLAVIHGEQKETDADEVDGRYSPPPTSSARQRTTSVSVGVPEHIVKVKPPLTIVGDVSGRIAIMVDDLIDDVQAFVAAAEMLKENGACKIYVLATHGLLSSDAPRQLDESPIDEIVVTNTIPHEIQKLQCHKIKTIDISILIAEAIRRIHNKESMSYLFRNVTLED encoded by the exons atgctgctgcagcggaaCAA ATTAGGCAGCGTACGGCCACCAAAGCGTTGCAGGAGCGACATGGACAACACCTCCACCTCGGACATTGTCATCATCAATGGCAACTCGCATCCGGATCTGGCCAACATGGTGGCCGAGCGTATGGGCATCAAGAACGGTGGCTGCTCCGTGTTCCACAAGTCCAACAGGGAGACCATTGTGGAGATCAGTGATTCCGTTCGCGGCAAGGACATCTACATCATCCAAACGGGCACTAA GGAtgccaacaacaacatcatGGAGCTGCTGATCATGGCCTACGCCTGCAAGACTTCCTCGGCTCGCTCGATCGTGGGAGTGATTCCATACTTGCCCTATTCCAAGCAGTGCAAGATGCGCAAGCGCGGCTGCATTGTGTCCaagctgctggccaagatgATGTGCACCTCTGGCCTAACGCACATCATCACTATGGATCTGCACCAGAAGGAAATCCAGGGCTTCTTCGACATACCCGTGGACAATCTGAGGGCGTCGCCCTTTCTGCTCCAATACATTCAGGAGAGC ATTCCTGATTATAGAAACTCGGTGATTGTAGCTCGCAACCCGGGCGTAGCCAAGAAGGCCAACTCCTATGCCGAGCGACTGCGTCTTGGCCTGGCCGTCATCCATGGCGAACAGAAGGAAACGGATGCCGATGAGGTCGACGGTCGCTACTCCCCTCCACCGACCAG CAGCGCCCGCCAGCGAACCACCTCGGTGTCGGTGGGTGTTCCGGAGCACATTGTCAAGGTCAAGCCACCGCTGACCATTGTGGGAGACGTCAGTGGACGCATCGCCATCATGGTG GATGATCTGATCGACGATGTGCAAGCCTTCGTGGCCGCCGCTGAGATGCTGAAGGAGAACGGTGCCTGCAAGATATACGTGCTGGCCACGCATGGTCTGCTCAGCTCGGATGCACCGCGTCAGCTGGATGAGTCGCCCATCGATGAG ATCGTTGTAACCAATACCATTCCACACGAGATCCAAAAGCTGCAGTGCCATAAGATCAAGACGATCGACATCTCCATTCTGATCGCTGAGGCCATTCGCCGCATCCACAACAAGGAGTCCATGTCCTATCTGTTCCGCAACGTAACGCTGGAGGACTAG
- the LOC120452931 gene encoding phosphoribosyl pyrophosphate synthase-associated protein 2 isoform X5, with protein sequence MLLQRNKLGSVRPPKRCRSDMDNTSTSDIVIINGNSHPDLANMVAERMGIKNGGCSVFHKSNRETIVEISDSVRGKDIYIIQTGTKDANNNIMELLIMAYACKTSSARSIVGVIPYLPYSKQCKMRKRGCIVSKLLAKMMCTSGLTHIITMDLHQKEIQGFFDIPVDNLRASPFLLQYIQESIPDYRNSVIVARNPGVAKKANSYAERLRLGLAVIHGEQKETDADEVDGRYSPPPTRNSTPQHAPTSSARQRTTSVSVGVPEHIVKVKPPLTIVGDVSGRIAIMVDDLIDDVQAFVAAAEMLKENGACKIYVLATHGLLSSDAPRQLDESPIDEIVVTNTIPHEIQKLQCHKIKTIDISILIAEAIRRIHNKESMSYLFRNVTLED encoded by the exons atgctgctgcagcggaaCAA ATTAGGCAGCGTACGGCCACCAAAGCGTTGCAGGAGCGACATGGACAACACCTCCACCTCGGACATTGTCATCATCAATGGCAACTCGCATCCGGATCTGGCCAACATGGTGGCCGAGCGTATGGGCATCAAGAACGGTGGCTGCTCCGTGTTCCACAAGTCCAACAGGGAGACCATTGTGGAGATCAGTGATTCCGTTCGCGGCAAGGACATCTACATCATCCAAACGGGCACTAA GGAtgccaacaacaacatcatGGAGCTGCTGATCATGGCCTACGCCTGCAAGACTTCCTCGGCTCGCTCGATCGTGGGAGTGATTCCATACTTGCCCTATTCCAAGCAGTGCAAGATGCGCAAGCGCGGCTGCATTGTGTCCaagctgctggccaagatgATGTGCACCTCTGGCCTAACGCACATCATCACTATGGATCTGCACCAGAAGGAAATCCAGGGCTTCTTCGACATACCCGTGGACAATCTGAGGGCGTCGCCCTTTCTGCTCCAATACATTCAGGAGAGC ATTCCTGATTATAGAAACTCGGTGATTGTAGCTCGCAACCCGGGCGTAGCCAAGAAGGCCAACTCCTATGCCGAGCGACTGCGTCTTGGCCTGGCCGTCATCCATGGCGAACAGAAGGAAACGGATGCCGATGAGGTCGACGGTCGCTACTCCCCTCCACCGACCAG AAACTCTACTCCACAACACGCCCCAACCAGCAGCGCCCGCCAGCGAACCACCTCGGTGTCGGTGGGTGTTCCGGAGCACATTGTCAAGGTCAAGCCACCGCTGACCATTGTGGGAGACGTCAGTGGACGCATCGCCATCATGGTG GATGATCTGATCGACGATGTGCAAGCCTTCGTGGCCGCCGCTGAGATGCTGAAGGAGAACGGTGCCTGCAAGATATACGTGCTGGCCACGCATGGTCTGCTCAGCTCGGATGCACCGCGTCAGCTGGATGAGTCGCCCATCGATGAG ATCGTTGTAACCAATACCATTCCACACGAGATCCAAAAGCTGCAGTGCCATAAGATCAAGACGATCGACATCTCCATTCTGATCGCTGAGGCCATTCGCCGCATCCACAACAAGGAGTCCATGTCCTATCTGTTCCGCAACGTAACGCTGGAGGACTAG
- the LOC120452931 gene encoding phosphoribosyl pyrophosphate synthase-associated protein 2 isoform X4 yields the protein MLLQRNKLGSVRPPKRCRSDMDNTSTSDIVIINGNSHPDLANMVAERMGIKNGGCSVFHKSNRETIVEISDSVRGKDIYIIQTGTKDANNNIMELLIMAYACKTSSARSIVGVIPYLPYSKQCKMRKRGCIVSKLLAKMMCTSGLTHIITMDLHQKEIQGFFDIPVDNLRASPFLLQYIQESIPDYRNSVIVARNPGVAKKANSYAERLRLGLAVIHGEQKETDADEVDGRYSPPPTSAYSNLLGNSVEMCLPATPSARQRTTSVSVGVPEHIVKVKPPLTIVGDVSGRIAIMVDDLIDDVQAFVAAAEMLKENGACKIYVLATHGLLSSDAPRQLDESPIDEIVVTNTIPHEIQKLQCHKIKTIDISILIAEAIRRIHNKESMSYLFRNVTLED from the exons atgctgctgcagcggaaCAA ATTAGGCAGCGTACGGCCACCAAAGCGTTGCAGGAGCGACATGGACAACACCTCCACCTCGGACATTGTCATCATCAATGGCAACTCGCATCCGGATCTGGCCAACATGGTGGCCGAGCGTATGGGCATCAAGAACGGTGGCTGCTCCGTGTTCCACAAGTCCAACAGGGAGACCATTGTGGAGATCAGTGATTCCGTTCGCGGCAAGGACATCTACATCATCCAAACGGGCACTAA GGAtgccaacaacaacatcatGGAGCTGCTGATCATGGCCTACGCCTGCAAGACTTCCTCGGCTCGCTCGATCGTGGGAGTGATTCCATACTTGCCCTATTCCAAGCAGTGCAAGATGCGCAAGCGCGGCTGCATTGTGTCCaagctgctggccaagatgATGTGCACCTCTGGCCTAACGCACATCATCACTATGGATCTGCACCAGAAGGAAATCCAGGGCTTCTTCGACATACCCGTGGACAATCTGAGGGCGTCGCCCTTTCTGCTCCAATACATTCAGGAGAGC ATTCCTGATTATAGAAACTCGGTGATTGTAGCTCGCAACCCGGGCGTAGCCAAGAAGGCCAACTCCTATGCCGAGCGACTGCGTCTTGGCCTGGCCGTCATCCATGGCGAACAGAAGGAAACGGATGCCGATGAGGTCGACGGTCGCTACTCCCCTCCACCGACCAG TGCGTATAGCAATTTATTAGGAAATTCAGTTGAAATGTGCTTACCAGCGACGCCTAG CGCCCGCCAGCGAACCACCTCGGTGTCGGTGGGTGTTCCGGAGCACATTGTCAAGGTCAAGCCACCGCTGACCATTGTGGGAGACGTCAGTGGACGCATCGCCATCATGGTG GATGATCTGATCGACGATGTGCAAGCCTTCGTGGCCGCCGCTGAGATGCTGAAGGAGAACGGTGCCTGCAAGATATACGTGCTGGCCACGCATGGTCTGCTCAGCTCGGATGCACCGCGTCAGCTGGATGAGTCGCCCATCGATGAG ATCGTTGTAACCAATACCATTCCACACGAGATCCAAAAGCTGCAGTGCCATAAGATCAAGACGATCGACATCTCCATTCTGATCGCTGAGGCCATTCGCCGCATCCACAACAAGGAGTCCATGTCCTATCTGTTCCGCAACGTAACGCTGGAGGACTAG